Proteins co-encoded in one Arachis hypogaea cultivar Tifrunner chromosome 13, arahy.Tifrunner.gnm2.J5K5, whole genome shotgun sequence genomic window:
- the LOC112792775 gene encoding uncharacterized protein, protein MPSVNMKSEVSTTCLTETKDIHVCSKSKVISKKTCSKVIISAEVAGIDTTIQNFLDVSSVTLVSPKDIASGEFIDKKEILTKEKSESQLLQSFSLDSSSLEPINPCAANMEAIFSTAFEPIEVNSQHFDEDAGSIGGTGMSAVRDDESDDKRIICGYETLDVSDFSISDMIITSLPLDRDSFDHDICEINSLSDYRSSEPPMLDASDQYMILPALEDDIKIGGTSDVSYKESITVQENASLYSALCQIRSCNQDSDVKDYLDKTEWFDPQLFIKNLPELSDAESNDLPIQIPRSSQRRKSVTLALDLDETLVHSTLEHCDDADFTFTVFFNMKEHTVYVRKRPNLCTFLERVSEMFEVVIFTASQSIYAKQLLDILDPEGRLISRRVYRESCIFSDGNYTKDLTVLGVDLAKVVIVDNSPQVFRLQVNNGIPIKSWFDDPLDCALMSLLPFLETLADADDVRPIIAQRFGNKE, encoded by the exons ATGCCATCTGTAAATATGAAGAGTGAAGTAAGCACGACTTGTTTAACAGAAACGAAGGATATTCACGTCTGttcaaaatcaaaagtaattTCCAAAAAGACATGCTCCAAAGTCATTATTTCTGCTGAAGTTGCTGGAATAGACACAACTATCCAAAATTTCTTAGATG TTTCCTCGGTGACACTGGTATCCCCCAAGGACATTGCAAGTGGTGAATTTATTGATAAAAAGGAAATTCTAACTAAAGAAAAATCTGAGTCTCAGCTGCTGCAGTCATTTTCTCTTGATTCCTCTTCCCTG gaaccaatcaatccctgtgcaGCAAACATGGAAGCAATTTTTTCTACTGCGTTTGAGCCCATTGAAGTCAATTCTCAACATTTTGATGAAGATGCAG GGAGCATTGGTGGTACTGGCATGTCTGCAGTGAGAGATGATGAAAGTGATGATAAAAGAATTATTTGTGGTTATGAAACATTGGATGTATCAGACTTCAGCATTTCTGATATGATCATCACAAGCTTACCCCTTGACAGAGATTCTTTTGATCATGATATCTGTGAGATTAACTCCTTGTCTGATTATAGATCGTCTGAGCCACCTATGCTTGATGCATCTGATCAGTACATGATCCTGCCTGCTCTTGAAGATGATATTAAAATTGGCGGTACTTCTGATGTATCCTATAAAGAATCCATCACAGTTCAGGAAAATGCTAGCTTGTATTCAGCATTGTGTCAGATAAGATCTTGCAATCAGGATTCTGATGTTAAAGACTACTTGGATAAGACAGAGTGGTTTGATCCACAATTGTTCATAAAGAATTTACCAGAACTATCGGATGCAGAGTCCAATGATCTGCCCATCCAGATACCAAGATCATCTCAGAGAAGAAAGTCAGTGACACTAGCGCTTGATTTAGACG AGACACTTGTTCATTCTACTCTAGAACACTGTGATGATGCTGATTTCAcatttactgtcttcttcaatatgAAGGAGCACACAGTATATGTAAGAAAGAGGCCTAATCTCTGCACGTTCTTGGAGAGAGTGTCAGagatgtttgaagttgtaatttttACTGCCAGCCAAAGCATATATGCCAAACAATTGCTTGATATATTGGATCCTGAAGGAAGACTTATTTCACGTCGAGTATATAGAGAATCATGCATTTTTTCAGATGGAAATTACACTAAGGATCTGACTGTATTAGGTGTTGATCTTGCTAAAGTTGTCATAGTTGATAATTCCCCTCAG GTTTTCCGGTTGCAAGTGAACAATGGTATTCCTATTAAGAGTTGGTTTGATGATCCATTGGATTGTGCACTAATGTCATTACTCCCCTTTCTGGAGACTCTGGCTGATGCAGATGATGTCCGTCCTATCATTGCACAGAGATTTGGTAACAAAGAATAA